The proteins below come from a single Candidatus Hydrogenedens sp. genomic window:
- a CDS encoding DUF1080 domain-containing protein, translated as MMKRTVMLFTLIILSGSLVSFAENSPFFKEFFAMDTATRDAEHATPDLQVSFAKELGFTSISWTGFDQMAELKNALQSNGLKLYAVYFWGTIEKEGFQIQPGLTDILEIMKGNEYFLWLTINSQTWKSNETESYQQALALIRNVADQALPYGVKVALYPHAGCWLDKTEQAYQLAQDSGKPNVGISFNLCHWLKVDGPETNLDLLIRKVKPKLFVVTLNGAEPPGDWDKLIQPLDKGTYDLKPLLKTLKSIGYTGPIGLQGYGIQEPVKEHLPRSMKVWKELVTALSNYEPIHISTDDLNAFREPVGTWYSGADAMIDPQNEALLTSLPGVGVLINGKDGKTNHLITKEEWGDVELHIEFMVPKGSNSGVYFQGRYEIQVLDSWGVAEPKHSDCGGIYQRWHEEPGIPDDQRGYEGRPPRVNASRPPGIWQSFDIIFKAPKFDAEGKKIANAQFVRVIHNGIVVHENQELSGPTRASLFNDEASKGPLMLQGDHGPVAYRNIWIRPLTDKE; from the coding sequence ATGATGAAAAGAACTGTTATGCTATTCACCCTAATAATTTTATCAGGTAGTTTGGTGTCTTTTGCTGAAAACTCTCCATTTTTTAAAGAGTTTTTTGCTATGGATACTGCAACCCGAGATGCTGAACATGCAACACCTGATTTACAGGTATCTTTTGCTAAAGAATTAGGTTTTACGAGTATCAGTTGGACAGGTTTTGACCAGATGGCAGAACTTAAAAATGCTCTGCAATCTAACGGGTTAAAATTATATGCGGTTTATTTCTGGGGAACAATAGAGAAGGAAGGTTTCCAGATTCAGCCGGGCTTGACAGATATTTTGGAAATAATGAAAGGTAACGAATATTTCCTTTGGTTGACTATAAATAGCCAGACATGGAAATCCAACGAAACGGAATCATATCAACAAGCCCTTGCTCTTATTCGCAATGTAGCAGACCAGGCATTACCTTATGGTGTAAAAGTAGCCTTATATCCTCATGCCGGATGCTGGCTCGATAAAACAGAACAAGCCTATCAATTAGCACAAGATTCGGGAAAACCCAATGTGGGTATTTCTTTTAATCTCTGTCATTGGTTAAAGGTGGATGGCCCTGAAACAAATCTGGACCTTTTAATTCGTAAAGTAAAACCTAAATTATTCGTAGTTACTTTAAATGGAGCAGAACCGCCAGGTGATTGGGATAAATTAATTCAGCCTCTGGATAAAGGTACTTATGACTTGAAACCTTTATTAAAAACCTTAAAATCTATCGGATACACAGGCCCCATTGGTTTACAAGGCTATGGTATACAAGAACCCGTAAAAGAGCATTTACCCCGCTCTATGAAAGTCTGGAAAGAACTCGTAACAGCCCTTTCAAACTACGAACCTATTCACATCTCCACGGATGACTTAAATGCTTTTCGTGAACCTGTAGGAACATGGTATAGTGGTGCCGATGCTATGATAGACCCACAAAACGAAGCACTCCTTACTTCCTTACCCGGTGTTGGTGTGCTTATCAATGGAAAAGATGGTAAGACAAATCATCTTATTACAAAAGAGGAATGGGGTGATGTTGAATTGCACATAGAATTCATGGTGCCGAAAGGGTCTAATTCTGGCGTGTATTTCCAGGGCAGATATGAAATTCAAGTATTGGACAGTTGGGGTGTGGCAGAACCTAAACACAGCGATTGCGGAGGAATATATCAACGGTGGCATGAAGAACCAGGTATTCCCGATGACCAGCGAGGATATGAAGGGAGACCCCCTCGTGTCAATGCGTCCCGTCCTCCCGGTATATGGCAAAGTTTTGATATAATTTTCAAAGCACCAAAATTTGATGCAGAAGGGAAAAAGATTGCTAATGCTCAATTTGTCCGTGTTATTCACAATGGTATCGTAGTGCATGAAAATCAAGAATTATCCGGTCCAACACGAGCATCTTTATTTAATGATGAAGCCTCTAAAGGCCCCTTAATGTTGCAAGGAGACCACGGTCCTGTGGCATATAGAAATATTTGGATTAGACCTTTAACAGACAAAGAATAA
- a CDS encoding Gfo/Idh/MocA family oxidoreductase, with protein MGTSNKKQTVSRRSFIKTSALLASFPLIPSFSLFGKDPKPSEKVGVAFIGTGERGRYLMNALMTVKEARILALCDVRKEDLNEANDVVRKKFKDVSLYRDFHEVLARSDIDAVVIATNDHWHGILSVLAAEAGKDMYVEKPLCISIQDDLKVRETIKKHNRIFQFGTQQRSNDDFRFACELVRNGYIGELKKIRVAVPGGIVGPTCGEEPIPSFEDFNYEMWLGPAPTVPFCKARTVRPNWFHIADYAMGFIGGWGIHHVDIAQWGHGNDETSGPIEYEGKGEFPKEGICDCAMAWDVQMKYADGVIVHFTNEQTEKKEPNLNPTGITFEGTEGTVYVNRETLQAKPEKLLDIKLKPTDVHLYQSKHHLKNFIECVQTRRQTIANIDVAVRSNALCLLSDIAIRTQKIIRWDPEKEIITDPLPLPDNVQQLIHRPKKQPWNII; from the coding sequence ATGGGGACCAGTAATAAAAAACAAACAGTATCAAGACGCAGTTTCATAAAAACATCTGCGCTGCTTGCTTCTTTTCCATTAATTCCTAGCTTTTCCCTTTTTGGCAAAGACCCGAAGCCCTCTGAAAAAGTAGGAGTTGCTTTTATCGGTACTGGAGAACGAGGAAGGTATTTAATGAATGCCTTGATGACAGTTAAAGAGGCTCGGATTCTCGCTTTGTGTGATGTTCGGAAAGAAGATTTAAATGAGGCTAATGATGTTGTCCGAAAGAAATTCAAAGATGTATCCCTTTATAGAGACTTTCATGAAGTCTTAGCTCGTTCGGATATTGATGCGGTAGTCATTGCGACCAATGACCACTGGCATGGTATTCTTTCCGTTCTCGCAGCAGAAGCAGGGAAAGATATGTATGTTGAAAAACCGTTGTGCATTTCTATCCAAGATGATTTGAAAGTCCGAGAGACAATAAAAAAACATAACCGTATTTTCCAGTTTGGAACTCAACAGCGTTCTAATGATGATTTTCGATTTGCTTGCGAATTGGTTCGAAATGGCTACATTGGTGAACTGAAGAAAATCCGTGTTGCAGTACCCGGTGGTATTGTGGGTCCTACCTGTGGAGAAGAGCCCATTCCCTCCTTCGAAGACTTCAATTATGAAATGTGGTTGGGTCCAGCCCCTACAGTCCCATTTTGCAAAGCAAGAACTGTAAGACCCAACTGGTTTCACATTGCAGATTATGCTATGGGCTTTATTGGCGGTTGGGGCATTCATCATGTTGACATTGCCCAATGGGGACACGGCAATGATGAAACATCAGGTCCAATTGAATATGAAGGAAAAGGTGAATTTCCCAAAGAAGGTATTTGCGATTGTGCGATGGCATGGGATGTCCAGATGAAATATGCAGATGGCGTTATTGTTCATTTTACTAACGAACAAACAGAGAAAAAAGAACCCAACCTGAACCCCACAGGAATAACCTTCGAAGGCACAGAAGGGACTGTTTATGTAAATCGTGAAACACTTCAGGCGAAACCCGAAAAATTATTGGATATTAAATTAAAACCGACAGATGTCCATCTATATCAAAGCAAGCATCACTTGAAAAACTTTATTGAATGTGTCCAAACACGCAGACAAACAATAGCCAATATTGATGTTGCAGTTCGTTCCAACGCTCTGTGCTTACTGAGTGATATTGCTATTCGAACTCAGAAAATTATCCGTTGGGACCCAGAAAAAGAAATCATTACCGACCCGTTACCTTTACCCGATAATGTTCAACAACTCATCCACCGTCCCAAAAAGCAACCCTGGAATATAATTTAA
- a CDS encoding DUF2703 domain-containing protein, which produces MSNNILKIEWERLVSEEETCPRCHATETELEKAILHLQSLLNPSGIQIVLEKRTITPEQFKENPLQSNRIIINGRLLEDYLHAHTGKSPCCSVCGPNDCRTVILNGKEIYESIPAELIIKASLMAVSNR; this is translated from the coding sequence ATGTCCAACAATATCCTGAAAATTGAGTGGGAACGGCTTGTTTCAGAAGAAGAGACTTGCCCAAGATGTCATGCGACAGAAACAGAGTTAGAAAAGGCAATTTTACATTTACAATCATTGCTCAATCCTTCAGGGATACAGATTGTTTTAGAAAAGAGAACAATTACACCAGAGCAATTTAAGGAAAATCCACTTCAATCCAATAGGATTATCATCAATGGAAGGTTATTAGAAGACTATTTACATGCCCATACAGGAAAAAGCCCATGTTGTAGTGTTTGCGGACCTAATGATTGCAGAACCGTTATTTTGAATGGTAAAGAAATCTACGAATCCATACCTGCAGAACTAATTATCAAAGCAAGTCTAATGGCTGTTTCTAATCGGTAA